TGTTGGGGTCAAAAAAGCCCTTTGTGTCATCGTCAGGGTCATCGAGGATCTGGTTCATTTCCTCATCAAAGTATCCTCTCTGGTACGCCACCTCTACTGGCACTCTATGACTGTACACTGGATCGATGATTCCACCAGTTGCAATCTGTGCCTCAAGAAGGCGAATTCCATGGTCCTTGACAATTAGATCCTTTTTCAAGGCCTGGAACAAGGAAATTGTGTTTCCTGTGTAGGGATCCTTGTATCCAGTGACTGCCCTCTCTGCCGAAAGCAGTTTGTTCTTCCACTCGTTCCCAACCACACCTTGAGCGGCTGCCTCTTCTACAGAGAGCTTCTTGTTCTTCACTGGGTCAATGACAAATCCAGTGGCAGCTTGAGCCTCCAGCAGAACCAGAGAGGTTCCAGGAGTTAGAAGACCTTTGGATTTGGCCTCGTAGATGCTCATGGTCTGTTTGGTGGACTGAACATATACACCTGCAATGCTATTAGTTCCCTCTAAGTACTTGTGTACTGAGTCCATTTCACTCACTTGGTTCACTGTGACTTTTCCTGTGTTGAGGTCTTCATAGAGTTTCTTGTCAATAATTTTTGAGGCAAGCAGCTCGCCAGCGGTGACATTCTTCCTGATACCATGGAAGCTTGtctctgtggttgttgtggtaatGGTTGTTTCCTCTGACTTGGTCTCAGGTGGTGGTGTGCATGTTGACACTGAAGATGTTGTGGTTATTGTGGTGGTAGTCTTTTGTTGAATACTTGCTAGGACAATCTCCATGAAGCGTTCAATCGTGATTGCTCCAGATTTATACTGCTGCAcaagctctctccttctctcctctgtgatgtATTTTGAGTAGAGGAGATCCCATAGAGACACTTTCTGTCCTTGAAATTTGCCTCCGGCCTTAGTTGTTGTCATAGCCTTTAGAATGTTCTTGGTTTGCTCATCAATGAAGAAGTAAAACTCTCCTTTTTTGACAATTACGAGTAAGCTAAGGCCAGTATCTGGGTCTGTCACACACCTCTCCACAAGCTGCAGGTAGGTGAGGTTTTCTTGTGTGTTGGGGTCAAAAAAGCCCTTTGTGTCATCGTCAGGGTCATCGAGGATCTGGTTCATTTCCTCATCAAAGTATCCTCTCTGGTACGCCACCTCTACTGGCACTCTATGACTGTACACTGGATCGATGATTCCACCAGTTGCAATCTGTGCCTCAAGAAGGCGAATTCCATGGTCCTTGACAATTAGATCCTTTTTCAAGGCCTGGAACAAGGAAATTGTGTTTCCTGTGTAGGGATCCTTGTATCCAGTGACTGCCTTCTCTGCCGAAAGCAGTTTGTTCTTCCACTCGTTCCCAACCACACCTTGAGCGGCTGCCTCTTCTACAGAGAGCTTCTTGTTCTTCACTGGGTCAATGACAAATCCAGTGGCAGCTTGAGCCTCCAGCAGAACCAGAGAGGTTCCAGGAGTTAGAAGACCTTTGGATTTGGCCTCGTAGATGCTCATGGTCTGTTTGGTGGACTGAACATATACACCTGCAATGCTATTAGTTCCCTCCAAGTACTTGTGTACTGAGTCCATTTCACTCACTTGGTTCACTGTGACTTTTCCTGTGTTGAGGTCTTCATAGAGTTTCTTGTCAATAATTTTTGAGGCAAGCAGCTCGCCAGCGGTGACATTCTTCCTGATACCATGGAAGCTTGtctctgtggttgttgtggtaatGGTTGTTTCCTCTGACTTGGTCTCAGGTGGTGGTGTGCATGTTGACACTGAAGATGTTGTGGTTATTGTGGTGGTAGTCTTTTGTTGAATACTTGCTAGGACAATCTCCATGAAGCGTTCAATCGTGATTGCTCCAGATTTATACTGCTGCAcaagctctctccttctctcctctgtgatgtATTTTGAGTAGAGGAGATCCCATAGAGACACTTTCTGTCCTTGAAATTTGCCTCCGGCCTTAGTTGTTGTCATAGCCTTTAGAATGTTCTTGGTTTGCTCATCAATGAAGAAGTAAAACTCTCCTTTTTTGACAATTACGAGTAAGCTAAGGCCAGTATCTGGGTCTGTCACACACCTCTCCACAAGCTGCAGGTAGGTGAGGTTTTCTTGTGTGTTGGGGTCAAAAAAGCCCTTTGTGTCATCGTCAGGGTCATCGAGGATCTGGTTCATTTCCTCATCAAAGTATCCTCTCTGGTACGCCACCTCTACTGGCACTCTATGACTGTACACTGGATCGATGATTCCACCAGTTGCAATCTGTGCCTCAAGAAGGCAAATTCCATGGTCCTTGACAATTAGATCCCTTTTCAAGGCCTGGAACAAGGAAATTGTGTTTCCTGTGTAGGGATCCTTGTATCCAGTGACTGCCCTCTCTGCCGAAAGCAGTTTGTTCTTCCACTCGTTCCCAACCACACCTTGAGCGGCTGCCTCTTCTACAGAGAGCTTCTTGTTCTTCACTGGGTCAATGACAAATCCAGTGGCAGCTTGAGCCTCCAGCAGAACCAGAGAGGTTCCAGGAGTTAGAAGACCTTTGGATTTGGCCTCGTAGATGCTCATGGTCTGTTTGGTGGACTGAACATATACACCTGCAATGCTATTAGTTCCCTCCAAGTACTTGTGTACTGAGTCCATTTCACTCACTTGGTTCACTGTGACTTTTCCTGTGTTGAGGTCTTCATAGAGTTTCTTGTCAATAATTTTTGAGGCAAGCAGCTCGCCAGCGGTGACATTCTTCCTGATACCATGGAAGCTTGtctctgtggttgttgtggtaatGGTTGTTTCCTCTGACTTGGTCTCAGGTGGTGGTGTGCATGTTGACACTGAAGATGTTGTGGTTATTGTGGTGGTAGTCTTTTGTTGAATACTTGCTAGGACAATCTCCATGAAGCGTTCAATCGTGATTGCTCCAGATTTATACTGCTGCAcaagctctctccttctctccactgtGATGTATTTTGAGTAGAGGAGATCCCATAGAGACACTTTCTGTCCTTGAAATTTGCCTCCGGCCTTAGTTGTTGTCATAGCCTTTAGAATGTTCTTGGTTTGCTCATCAATGAAGAAGTAAAACTCTCCTTTTTTGACAATTACGAGTAAGCTAAGGCCAGTATCTGGGTCTGTCACACACCTCTCCACAAGCTGCAGGTAGGTGAGGTTTTCTTGTGTGTTGGGGTCAAAAAAGCCCTTTGTGTCATCGTCAGGGTCATCGAGGATCTGGTTCATTTCCTCATCAAAGTATCCTCTCTGGTACGCCACCTCTACTGGCACTCTATGACTGTACACTGGATCGATGATTCCACCAGTTGCAATCTGTGCCTCAAGAAGGCGAATTCCATGGTCCTTGACAATTAGATCCTTTTTCAAGGCCTGGAACAAGGAAATTGTGTTTCCTGTGTAGGGATCCTTGTATCCAGTGACTGCCTTCTCTGCCGAAAGCAGTTTGTTCTTCCACTCGTTCCCAACCACACCTTGAGCGGCTGCCTCTTCTACAGAGAGCTTCTTGTTCTTCACTGGGTCAATGACAAATCCAGTGGCAGCTTGAGCCTCCAGCAGAACCAGAGAGGTTCCAGGAGTTAGAAGACCTTTGGATTTGGCCTCGTAGATGCTCATGGTCTGTTTGGTGGACTGAACATATACACCTGCAATGCTATTAGTTCCCTCCAAGTACTTGTGTACTGAGTCCATTTCACTCACTTGGTTCACTGTGACTTTTCCTGTGTTGAGGTCTTCATAGAGTTTCTTGTCAATAATTTTTGAGGCAAGCAGCTCGCCAGCGGTGACATTCTTCCTGATACCATGGAAGCTTGtctctgtggttgttgtggtaatGGTTGTTTCCTCTGACTTGGTCTCAGGTGGTGGTGTGCATGTTGACACTGAAGATGTTGTGGTTATTGTGGTGGTAGTCTTTTGTTGAATACTTGCTAGGACAATCTCCATGAAGCGTTCAATCGTGATTGCTCCAGATTTATACTGCTGCAcaagctctctccttctctcctctgtgatgtATTTTGAGTAGAGGAGATCCCATAGAGACACTTTCTGTCCTTGAAATTTGCCTCCGGCCTTAGTTGTTGTCATAGCCTTTAGAATGTTCTTGGTTTGCTCATCAATGAAGAAGTAAAACTCTCCTTTTTTGACAATTACGAGTAAGCTAAGGCCAGTATCTGGGTCTGTCACACACCTCTCCACAAGCTGCAGGTAGGTGAGGTTTTCTTGTGTGTTGGGGTCAAAAAAGCCCTTTGTGTCATCGTCAGGGTCATCGAGGATCTGGTTCATTTCCTCATCAAAGTATCCTCTCTGGTACGCCACCTCTACTGGCACTCTATGACTGTACACTGGATCGATGATTCCACCAGTTGCAATCTGTGCCTCAAGAAGGCGAATTCCATGGTCCTTGACAATTAGATCCCTTTTCAAGGCCTGGAACAAGGAAATTGTGTTTCCTGTGTAGGGATCCTTGTATCCAGTGACTGCCCTCTCTGCCGAAAGCAGTTTGTTCTTCCACTCGTTCCCAACCACACCTTGAGCGGCTGCCTCTTCTACAGAGAGCTTCTTGTTCTTCACTGGGTCAATGACAAATCCAGTGGCAGCTTGAGCCTCCAGCAGAACCAGAGAGGTTCCAGGAGTTAGAAGACCTTTGGATTTGGCCTCGTAGATGCTCATGGTCTGTTTGGTGGACTGAACATATACACCTGCAATGCTATTAGTTCCCTCCAAGTACTTGTGTACTGAGTCCATTTCACTCACTTGGTTCACTGTGACTTTTCCTGTGTTGAGGTCTTCATAGAGTTTCTTGTCAATAATTTTTGAGGCAAGCAGCTCGCCAGCGGTGACATTCTTCCTGATACCATGGAAGCTTGtctctgtggttgttgtggtaatGGTTGTTTTCTCTGACTTGGTCTCAGGTGGTGGTGTGCATGTTGACACTGAAGATGTTGTGGTTATTGTGGTGGTAGTCTTTTGTTGAATACTTGCTAGGACAATCTCCATGAAGCGTTCAATCGTGATTGCTCCAGATTTATACTGCTGCAcaagctctctccttctctcctctgtgatgtATTTTGAGTAGAGGAGATCCCATAGAGACACTTTCTGTCCTTGAAATTTGCCTCCGGCCTTAGTTGTTGTCATAGCCTTTAGAATGTTCTTGGTTTGCTCATCAATGAAGAAGTAAAACTCTCCTTTTTTGACAATTACGAGTAAGCTAAGGCCAGTATCTGGGTCTGTCACACACCTCTCCACAAGCTGCAGGTAGGTGAGGTTCTCTTGTGTGTTGGGGTCAAAAAAGCCCTTGGTGTCATCGTCAGGGTCATCGAGGATCTGGTTCATTTCCTCATCAAAGTATCCTCTCTGGTACGCCACCTCTACTGGCACTCTATGACTGTACACTGGATCGATGATTCCACCAGTTGCAATCTGTGCCTCAAGAAGGCGAATTCCATGGTCCTTGACAATTACATCCTTTTTCAAGGCCTGGAACAAGGAAATTGTGTTTCCTGTGTAGGGATCCTTGTATCCAGTGACTGCCCTCTCTGCCGAAAGCAGTTTGTTCTTCCACTCGTTCCCAATCACACCTTGAGCGGCTGCCTCTTCTACAGAGAGCTTCTTGTTCTTCACTGGGTCAATGACAAATCCAGTGGCAGCTTGAGCCTCCAGCAGAACCAGAGAGGTTCCAGGAGTTAGAAGACCTTTGGATTTGGCCTCGTAGATGCTCATGGTCTGTTTGGTGGACTGAACATATACACCTGCAATGCTATTAGTTCCCTCCAAGTACTTGTGTACTGAGTCCATTTCACTCACTTGGTTCACTGTGACTTTTCCTGTGTTGAGGTCTTCATAGAGTTTCTTGTCAATAATTTTTGAGGCAAGCAGCTCGCCAGCGGTGACATTCTTCCTGATACCATGGAAGCTTGtctctgtggttgttgtggtaatGGTTGTTTCCTCTGACTTGGTCTCAGGTGGTGGTGTGCATGTTGACACTGAAGATGTTGTGGTTATTGTGGTGGTAGTCTTTTGTTGAATACTTGCTAGGACAATCTCCATGAAGCGTTCAATCGTGATTGCTCCAGATTTATACTGCTGCAcaagctctctccttctctcctctgtgatgtATTTTGAGTAGAGGAGATCCCATAGAGACACTTTCTGTCCTTGAAATTTGCCTCCGGCCTTAGTTGTTGTCATAGCCTTTAGAATGTTCTTGGTTTGCTCATCAATGAAGAAGTAAAACTCTCCTTTTTTGACAATTACGAGTAAGCTAAGGCCAGTATCTGGGTCTGTCACACACCTCTCCACAAGCTGCAGGTAGGTGAGGTTTTCTTGTGTGTTGGGGTCAAAAAAGCCCTTTGTGTCATCGTCAGGGTCATCGAGGATCTGGTTCATTTCCTCATCAAAGTATCCTCTCTGGTACGCCACCTCTACTGGCACTCTATGACTGTACACTGGATCGATGATTCCACCAGTTGCAATCTGTGCCTCAAGAAGGCGAATTCCATGGTCCTTGACAATTAGATCCTTTTTCAAGGCCTGGAACAAGGAAATTGTGTTTCCTGTGTAGGGATCCTTGTATCCAGTGACTGCCCTCTCTGCCGAAAGCAGTTTGTTCTTCCACTCGTTCCCAACCACACCTTGAGCGGCTGCCTCTTCTACAGAGAGCTTCTTGTTCTTCACTGGGTCAATGACAAATCCAGTGGCAGCTTGAGCCTCCAGCAGAACCAGAGAGGTTCCAGGAGTTAGAAGACCTTTGGATTTGGCCTCGTAGATGCTCATGGTCTGTTTGTTGGACTGAACATATACACCTGCAATGCTATTAGTTCCCTCCAAGTACTTGTGTACTGAGTCCATTTCACTCACTTGGTTCACTGTGACTTTTCCAGTGTTGAGGTCTTCATAGAGTTTCTTGTCAATAATTTTTGAGGCAAGCAGCTCGCCAGCGGTGACATTCTTCCTGATACCATGGAAGCTTGtctctgtggttgttgtggtaatGGTTGTTTTCTCTGACTTGGTCTCAGGTGGTGGTGTGCATGTTGACACTGAAGATGTTGTGGTTATTGTGGTGGTAGTCTTTTGTTGAATACTTGCTAGGACAATCTCCATGAAGCGTTCAATCGTGATTGCTCCAGATTTATACTGCTGCAcaagctctctccttctctcctctgtgatgtATTTTGAGTAGAGGAGATCCCATAGAGACACTTTCTGTCCTTGAAATTTGCCTCCGGCCTTAGTTGTTGTCATAGCCTTTAGAATGTTCTTGGTTTGCTCATCAATGAAGAAGTAAAACTCTCCTTTTTTGACAATTACGAGTAAGCTAAGGCCAGTATCTGGGTCTGTCACACACCTCTCCACAAGCTGCAGGTAGGTGAGGTTTTCTTGTGTGTTGGGGTCAAAAAAGCCCTTTGTGTCATCGTCAGGGTCATCGAGGATCTGGTTCATTTCCTTATCAAAGTATCCTCTCTGGTACGCCACCTCTACTGGCACTCTATGACTGTACACTGGATCGATGATTCCACCAGTTGCAATCTGTGCCTCAAGAAGGCGAATTCCATGGTCCTTGACAATTAGATCCTTTTTCAAGGCCTGGAACAAGGAAATTGTGTTTCCTGTGTGGGGATCCTTGTATCCAGTGACTGCCCTCTCTGCCGAAAGCAGTTTGTTCTTCCACTCGTTCCCAACCACACCTTGAGCGGCTGCCTCTTCTACAGAGAGCTTCTTGTTCTTCACTGGGTCAATGACAAATCCAGTGGCAGCTTGAGCCTCCAGCAGAACCAGAGAGGTTCCAGGAGTTAGAAGACCTTTGGATTTGGCCTCGTAGATGCTCATGGTCTGTCTGGTGGACTGAAGATATACACCTGCAATGCTATTAGTTCCCTCCAAGTACTTGTGTACTGAGTCCATTTCACTCACTTGGTTCACTGTGACTTTTCCTGTGTTGAGGTCTTCATAGAGTTTCTTGTCAATAATTTTTGAGGCAAGCAGCTCGCCAGCGGTGACATTCTTCCTGATACCATGGAAGCTTGtctctgtggttgttgtggtaatGGTTGTTTTCTCTGACTTGGTCTCAGGTGGTGGTGTGCATGTTGACACTGAAGATGTTGTGGTTATTGTGGTGGTAGTCTTTTGTTGAATACTTGCTAGGATAATCTCCATGAAGCGTTCAATAGTGATTGCTCCAGATTTATACTGCTGCAcaagctctctccttctctcctctgtgatgtATTTTGAGTAGAGGAGATCCCATAGAGACACTTTCTGTCCTTGAAATTTGCCTCCGGCCTTAGTTGTTGTCATAGCCTTTAGAATGTTCTTGGTTTGCTCATCAATGAAGAAGTAAAACTCTCCTTTTTTGACAATTACGAGTAAGCTAAGGCCAGTATCTGGGTCTGTCACACACCTCTCCACAAGCTGCAGGTAGGTGAGGTTTTCTTGTGTGTTGGGGTCAAAAAAGCCCTTTGTGTCATCGTCAGGGTCATCGAGGATCTGGTTCATTTCCTCATCAAAGTATCCTCTCTGGTACGCCACCTCTACTGGCACTCTATGACTGTACACTGGATCGATGATTCCACCAGTTGCAATCTGTGCCTCAAGAAGGCGAATTCCATGGTCCTTGACAATTAGATCCTTTTTCAAGGCCTGGAACAAGGAAATTGTGTTTCCTGTGTAGGGATCCTTGTATCCAGTGACTGCCCTCTCTGCTGAAAGCAGTTTGTTCTTCCACTCGTTCCCAACCACACCTTGAGCG
This genomic window from Oncorhynchus clarkii lewisi isolate Uvic-CL-2024 chromosome 32, UVic_Ocla_1.0, whole genome shotgun sequence contains:
- the LOC139391984 gene encoding epiplakin; the encoded protein is MEGNENGQAQGTGAVAGVFLEKTKQKITIYQAMKKRLLKPGTALALLEAQAATEGIIDLINNRKLPVEEAVKEGIIGPEMREKLLVAERAIDGYIDPYTNGKMSVFQAIQKEVIPKNYGSRLLEAQISTKGLFDPIEKKHVSVYSAIEKGHYEKGLLSDQMEDLKVFYDPNSQENLNYSHLIEKCIVDPDTGLLLLPVCITFKGLRRGVSSTELLAANIIDKETYADLQEGKTTTQDVMLMETVKEYLEGKGGISGVAMLSSNQRMSIYQAMKQGILMPGTALVLLEAQAATGFMIDPVQNKKFSVDEAIKNKVVGPDYHAKLLSAERAVTGYKDPYTSETISLFQALSKDLIVKEHGIRLLEAQIATGGIIDPINSHRLPVDVAYKRGFFDENMNAILADSGDDTKGFFDPNTKENLTYLQLMGRCVIDPATGLCLLPLMEQSGGRNHNFIDYQTKLNFKEVRVSVTCGKYMGMIVSLWELLMSEYFNEHQRQDIIRQYTQGHLTMKMIIRKIMEVIEQSVKRTNVVFEGIRETVTAKQLVEADIISENILEELNKGKKTVKEVTEDETVQMYLQGKDSIAGVLLPDSQIMTIYQARQKGKLMPGTALILLEAQAATGFIIDPIANRKFSVDEAVKANIVGPDLHGKLRSAEKAVTGYTDPYTGKTISLFQAMQKDLILQDHGIRLLEAQIATGGIIDPLNSHRIPVHVAYKRGYFNEEMNQILDDPSDDTKGFFDPNTHENLTYLKLMARCVTDPSTGLCLLPLKGKSNRVNIQDHIKETFQATDVTVKYGRFSCKHVTLWDLINSEYLCEDKRQELFKLYKSRMITIKEIIVIILEIIECKEIKWQAGLNFEGLRGNVSVVDLLRLEIVDEKTYKSLIEGKLTNKDILKIDTVRTYLRGNSCVAGVILQPSSQKLSIYEAKKKGILTPGTALSLLEAQAATGFIIDPLHNQKLTVDHALKEKIIGPELYEKLLSAEKAVTGYTDPYTDKKISLFQAMKKDLILQQHGIRLLEAQIATGGIIDPLKCLHLPLEVAYRKGYFDVELNQILTDPSDDTKGFFDPRTQANLTYMEMMEQCIKDPETGLFLLPLMDKTKTQDETEKMYSDAEIKQEFEKTTVSISVGRYSGKTVSLWYLIHSGYFTDDQRLQFLEKYRTKKITIQVIITLVISTITKLEENKTLKTTIGLRKPVSAKQLLKSSIIDANTFRSLEEGKVTLEQVTKLESVKQYLRGTGSVAGVQILPSKKVMSIYEAKTQGLLKPGTALKLLEAQAATGFVIDPIKNKYLSVDEAAREQLIGLDIHEKLLSAERAVTGYVDPYTDDTISLFEAMKKDLIEKGHGIHLLEAQIATGGIIDPVNSYRIPSHVAKKNGYLDEETSEVMSNPNDDTKGFFDPSTKENLTYLQLRERCEKDSHTGLLLLPLHVVAGGDFHTDEQTEQEFKDKIVVINAGKFEDKQVSMWDVLISEYISKLKREQLLKQYKTRSLTMKEIIEIVIIIIQEVTSKQIKFKGLRKQVSASELYESQIISKELFTQIIHGEITEETIGEMESIQKYLGATNSIAGVRIESTKEIMSIYEAKSKGLLTPGTSLVLLEAQAATGFVIDPVKNKKLSVEEAAAQGVVGNEWKNKLLSAERAVTGYKDPYTGNTISLFQALKKDLIVKDHGIRLLEAQIATGGIIDPVYSHRVPVEVAYQRGYFDEEMNQILDDPDDDTKGFFDPNTQENLTYLQLVERCVTDPDTGLSLLVIVKKGEFYFFIDEQTKNILKAMTTTKAAGKFQGQKVSLWDLLYSKYITEERRRELVQQYKSGAITIERFMEIILASIQQKTTTTTTTTSSVSTCTPPPETKSEKTTITTTTTETSFHGIRKNVTAGELLASKIIDKKLYEDLNTGKVTVNQVSEMDSVHKYLEGTNSIAGVYVQSTKQTMSIYEAKSKGLLTPGTSLVLLEAQAATGFVIDPVKNKKLSVEEAAAQGVVGNEWKNKLLSAERAVTGYKDPYTGNTISLFQALKKDLIVKDHGIRLLEAQIATGGIIDPVYSHRVPVEVAYQRGYFDEEMNQILDDPDDDTKGFFDPNTQENLTYLQLVERCVTDPDTGLSLLVIVKKGEFYFFIDEQTKNILKAMTTTKAGGKFQGQKVSLWDLLYSKYITEERRRELVQQYKSGAITIERFMEIILASIQQKTTTTITTTSSVSTCTPPPETKSEKTTITTTTTETSFHGIRKNVTAGELLASKIIDKKLYEDLNTGKVTVNQVSEMDSVHKYLEGTNSIAGVYLQSTRQTMSIYEAKSKGLLTPGTSLVLLEAQAATGFVIDPVKNKKLSVEEAAAQGVVGNEWKNKLLSAERAVTGYKDPHTGNTISLFQALKKDLIVKDHGIRLLEAQIATGGIIDPVYSHRVPVEVAYQRGYFDKEMNQILDDPDDDTKGFFDPNTQENLTYLQLVERCVTDPDTGLSLLVIVKKGEFYFFIDEQTKNILKAMTTTKAGGKFQGQKVSLWDLLYSKYITEERRRELVQQYKSGAITIERFMEIVLASIQQKTTTTITTTSSVSTCTPPPETKSEKTTITTTTTETSFHGIRKNVTAGELLASKIIDKKLYEDLNTGKVTVNQVSEMDSVHKYLEGTNSIAGVYVQSNKQTMSIYEAKSKGLLTPGTSLVLLEAQAATGFVIDPVKNKKLSVEEAAAQGVVGNEWKNKLLSAERAVTGYKDPYTGNTISLFQALKKDLIVKDHGIRLLEAQIATGGIIDPVYSHRVPVEVAYQRGYFDEEMNQILDDPDDDTKGFFDPNTQENLTYLQLVERCVTDPDTGLSLLVIVKKGEFYFFIDEQTKNILKAMTTTKAGGKFQGQKVSLWDLLYSKYITEERRRELVQQYKSGAITIERFMEIVLASIQQKTTTTITTTSSVSTCTPPPETKSEETTITTTTTETSFHGIRKNVTAGELLASKIIDKKLYEDLNTGKVTVNQVSEMDSVHKYLEGTNSIAGVYVQSTKQTMSIYEAKSKGLLTPGTSLVLLEAQAATGFVIDPVKNKKLSVEEAAAQGVIGNEWKNKLLSAERAVTGYKDPYTGNTISLFQALKKDVIVKDHGIRLLEAQIATGGIIDPVYSHRVPVEVAYQRGYFDEEMNQILDDPDDDTKGFFDPNTQENLTYLQLVERCVTDPDTGLSLLVIVKKGEFYFFIDEQTKNILKAMTTTKAGGKFQGQKVSLWDLLYSKYITEERRRELVQQYKSGAITIERFMEIVLASIQQKTTTTITTTSSVSTCTPPPETKSEKTTITTTTTETSFHGIRKNVTAGELLASKIIDKKLYEDLNTGKVTVNQVSEMDSVHKYLEGTNSIAGVYVQSTKQTMSIYEAKSKGLLTPGTSLVLLEAQAATGFVIDPVKNKKLSVEEAAAQGVVGNEWKNKLLSAERAVTGYKDPYTGNTISLFQALKRDLIVKDHGIRLLEAQIATGGIIDPVYSHRVPVEVAYQRGYFDEEMNQILDDPDDDTKGFFDPNTQENLTYLQLVERCVTDPDTGLSLLVIVKKGEFYFFIDEQTKNILKAMTTTKAGGKFQGQKVSLWDLLYSKYITEERRRELVQQYKSGAITIERFMEIVLASIQQKTTTTITTTSSVSTCTPPPETKSEETTITTTTTETSFHGIRKNVTAGELLASKIIDKKLYEDLNTGKVTVNQVSEMDSVHKYLEGTNSIAGVYVQSTKQTMSIYEAKSKGLLTPGTSLVLLEAQAATGFVIDPVKNKKLSVEEAAAQGVVGNEWKNKLLSAEKAVTGYKDPYTGNTISLFQALKKDLIVKDHGIRLLEAQIATGGIIDPVYSHRVPVEVAYQRGYFDEEMNQILDDPDDDTKGFFDPNTQENLTYLQLVERCVTDPDTGLSLLVIVKKGEFYFFIDEQTKNILKAMTTTKAGGKFQGQKVSLWDLLYSKYITVERRRELVQQYKSGAITIERFMEIVLASIQQKTTTTITTTSSVSTCTPPPETKSEETTITTTTTETSFHGIRKNVTAGELLASKIIDKKLYEDLNTGKVTVNQVSEMDSVHKYLEGTNSIAGVYVQSTKQTMSIYEAKSKGLLTPGTSLVLLEAQAATGFVIDPVKNKKLSVEEAAAQGVVGNEWKNKLLSAERAVTGYKDPYTGNTISLFQALKRDLIVKDHGICLLEAQIATGGIIDPVYSHRVPVEVAYQRGYFDEEMNQILDDPDDDTKGFFDPNTQENLTYLQLVERCVTDPDTGLSLLVIVKKGEFYFFIDEQTKNILKAMTTTKAGGKFQGQKVSLWDLLYSKYITEERRRELVQQYKSGAITIERFMEIVLASIQQKTTTTITTTSSVSTCTPPPETKSEETTITTTTTETSFHGIRKNVTAGELLASKIIDKKLYEDLNTGKVTVNQVSEMDSVHKYLEGTNSIAGVYVQSTKQTMSIYEAKSKGLLTPGTSLVLLEAQAATGFVIDPVKNKKLSVEEAAAQGVVGNEWKNKLLSAEKAVTGYKDPYTGNTISLFQALKKDLIVKDHGIRLLEAQIATGGIIDPVYSHRVPVEVAYQRGYFDEEMNQILDDPDDDTKGFFDPNTQENLTYLQLVERCVTDPDTGLSLLVIVKKGEFYFFIDEQTKNILKAMTTTKAGGKFQGQKVSLWDLLYSKYITEERRRELVQQYKSGAITIERFMEIVLASIQQKTTTTITTTSSVSTCTPPPETKSEETTITTTTTETSFHGIRKNVTAGELLASKIIDKKLYEDLNTGKVTVNQVSEMDSVHKYLEGTNSIAGVYVQSTKQTMSIYEAKSKGLLTPGTSLVLLEAQAATGFVIDPVKNKKLSVEEAAAQGVVGNEWKNKLLSAERAVTGYKDPYTGNTISLFQALKKDLIVKDHGIRLLEAQIATGGIIDPVYSHRVPVEVAYQRGYFDEEMNQILDDPDDDTKGFFDPNTQENLTYLQLVERCVTDPDTGLSLLVIVKKGEFYFFIDEQTKNILKAMTTTKAGGKFQGQKVSLWDLLYSKYITEERRRELVQQYKSGAITIERFMEIVLASIQQKTTTTITTTSSVSTCTPPPETKSEETTITTTTTETSFHGIRKNVTAGELLASKIIDKKLYEDLNTGKVTVNQVSEMDSVHKYLEGTNSIAGVYVQSTKQTMSIYEAKSKGLLTPGTSLVLLEAQAATGFVIDPVKNKKLSVEEAAAQGVVGNEWKNKLLSAERAVTGYKDPYTGNTISLFQALKKDLIVKDHGIRLLEAQIATGGIIDPVYSHRVPVEVAYQRGYLDEEMNHILNDPDDDTKGFFDPNTQENLTYLQLLERCVRDPDTGLSFLSLNK